One Octopus sinensis linkage group LG11, ASM634580v1, whole genome shotgun sequence genomic window carries:
- the LOC115217097 gene encoding ADP-ribosylation factor-like protein 2 gives MGLLTLLKKMKQKEKEMRILMLGLDNAGKTTVLKKFNGEDVDTISPTLGFNIKTLEHLGYKLNIWDVGGQKSLRSYWKNYFESTDGLIWVVDSADRMRLQDCKQELDALLVEERLADATLLVFANKQDLPGALKAEEIREILKLDNIKSHHWLILDCSALTGENLLQGMDWLIGDIASRIFTMD, from the exons ATGGGGCTGTTAACACtactaaaaaaaatgaaacagaaagaaaaagagatgcGAATTCTTATGCT TGGTTTAGATAATGCTGGTAAGACAACAGTGCTAAAAAAATTCAACGGTGAAGATGTTGATACCATATCTCCAACTTTAGGCTTTAACATTAAAACTTTAGAACATCTTGG TTATAAATTAAACATATGGGATGTTGGTGGCCAAAAGTCTCTCCGTTCCTACTGGAAAAACTACTTTGAATCTACTGATGGTCTTATCTGGGTTGTTGATAGTGCTGACCGAATGAGGCTGCAGGATTGTAAGCAAGAACTGGATGCTTTATTAGTGGAAGAA CGATTAGCAGATGCAACACTACTAgtttttgcaaacaaacaagacTTACCTGGTGCTCTTAAAGCCGAAGAAATCAGAGAG atTTTAAAACTGGACAACATAAAATCTCACCATTGGTTAATACTTGACTGTAGTGCCCTGACTGGAGAGAATTTACTGCAAGGAATGGATTGGTTAATTGGGGACATTGCAAGTCGAATATTTACCATGGACTGA